The following coding sequences lie in one Nycticebus coucang isolate mNycCou1 chromosome 20, mNycCou1.pri, whole genome shotgun sequence genomic window:
- the LOC128572990 gene encoding protein GVQW3-like, giving the protein MTERVEQRIFIKICVKLGHSSAETIRIIRKTFGDDAMSAAQIKVWHKRFRDGRESVESDPRSGRPATSRTPENVERVRAAISKDQQLTVRELEADLGIPKTTVSEILTQDLGMKRVMAKCVPRLLLPEKKEHCATLANDMLQATTSESNFLKKIITIDES; this is encoded by the coding sequence ATGACTGAGCGAGTAGAGCAACGAATCTTCATCAAAATTTGTGTTAAACTTGGACATTCCTCTGCAGAAACTATTCGGATAATTCGGAAGACTTTTGGGGATGATGCAATGAGCGCAGCACAAATAAAAGTGTGGCACAAACGCTTCAGAGATGGTCGAGAATCTGTTGAAAGTGATCCACGATCAGGAAGGCCAGCAACAAGCAGAACACCTGAGAATGTTGAACGTGTTCGGGCTGCAATCAGTAAAGATCAGCAGCTGACAGTGCGAGAACTAGAAGCTGATCTGGGGATTCCAAAAACTACTGTGTCCGAAATTTTGACACAGGATCTTGGCATGAAACGTGTCATGGCAAAATGTGTTCCACGGCTTCTGCTACCAGAGAAGAAGGAACATTGTGCTACATTAGCTAATGACATGCTTCAGGCCACTACCAGTGAATCCAATTTCCTCAAGAAGATCATAACCATAGATGAATCATGA